One genomic region from Nymphaea colorata isolate Beijing-Zhang1983 chromosome 12, ASM883128v2, whole genome shotgun sequence encodes:
- the LOC116265787 gene encoding homeobox-DDT domain protein RLT3 isoform X2 — protein sequence MKPLWKGALDTTREYGGNALGNWRAMPPTENLRSFVFYIVMLMLLTLPPSHWMSLLKRLSTRLIEFGFQDSLLLGEIHMSLLSLLLTSVVNELQNGALSLASKDCQFYAFLQFVKQQESDIMLWKKYLNPLSWPEILRQVMLAAGYGSKKSSLLQVQKDNHKEQNQLLKLGLQRGTLKGELFHILQEQGCSGMKVCELVKACQITEMDLPKSAHELEESIRSALSRDIKLFEKISACAFRIRFNPSSQATEQLESDSEDAGSVENNSIGSEGDDAESDEPEELDSATDKFGMVGHISQSRITGKWIIDNSEIDESQPGEAWMLGLQEGDYGNLTIEEKLDALVALVDLTNAAFSMRAEKSVRDKLQGPPSIWVHGSGAKIKKSYQSLSPTPFQQHCNKSLMVEAGSSQKRCPDFGFPSKHMSDKMKARKRKTVERYGSNKHWMQSVYLGSDRRYNSYWLFLGACDSKDPGHRRVYFESSEDGHWEVIDTDKGLDALLSSLDSRGFREAQLLASLETRLASLRRAMLDDLSAENENKLVKSATAVTSESGSSPLSDVDNNLDVTHSFDDGTGLLAPHCRMDNVGHTSRQKEATSDHRQSFDAWVWKNFYYKLGSLKYKRSTKLESLARCERCNDLYWRDEKHCIICHTTFELDFDIEERYIVHVATCRGIGDGDTFLHHKVLSSDLQSLKAAAHAIEAVMPEESLLSAWSRSGHALWVKRLRRTSSLPELLQVLTDFVDAMNNEWFFQLGLDLGSRTAFNEIVIFFNSIPRTVSAVALWLVKLDHLLTCYLEQVQPQKPAGGR from the exons gttgattgaatttggatttcaggATTCTTTATTGCTTGGGGAAATTCATATGTCTCTGCTCAGCCTTTTGTTGACAAGCGTTGTTAATGAGCTTCAGAATGGAGCTCTTTCTTTGGCTTCTAAAGATTGTCAGTTCTAtgcatttcttcaattt GTAAAACAACAAGAATCTGATATCATGCTGTGGAAAAAGTACCTGAATCCTCTTAGTTGGCCTGAAATACTTCGGCAGGTCATGCTGGCTGCTGGCTATGGCTCAAAGAAGAGTTCATTACTACAAGTTCAAAAAGATAATCACAAG GAGCAAAATCAGCTATTGAAGCTTGGACTGCAACGAGGCACTTTGAAGGGGGAGTTGTTCCATATTTTGCAAGAACAAGGATGCAGTGGTATGAAAGTTTGTGAATTAGTGAAAGCTTGTCAG ATCACTGAGATGGATCTTCCCAAATCAGCTCACGAATTGGAAGAATCAATACGTTCTGCTCTTTCAAGGGACATTAAACTGTTTGAAAAGATATCAGCTTGTGCATTTCGTATTCGGTTCAACCCTTCTAGTCAGGCAACAGAACAACTGGAGTCTGATTCTGAGGATGCAGGGAGTGTGGAAAACAATTCTATCGGTTCTGAAGGTGATGATGCTGAGAGTGATGAACCAGAGGAGTTGGATTCTGCAACTGATAAGTTTGGTATGGTTGGCCACATTTCTCAAAGCAGAATTACAGGAAAATGGATAATTGATAACTCTGAAATAGATGAAAGTCAACCAGGGGAAGCTTGGATGTTGGGCTTGCAGGAAGGTGACTATGGAAATCTAACAATTGAAGAGAAACTGGATGCTTTGGTGGCTCTTGTTGATCTTACAAATGCTGCATTTAGTATGAGGGCAGAG AAGTCAGTAAGGGACAAACTTCAGGGGCCTCCAAGCATATGGGTCCATGGATCAGgggcaaaaataaaaaagtcataCCAAAGTCTCAGTCCAACTCCATTTCAACAGCATTGTAATAAGAGTCTTATGGTGGAAGCTGGTTCTTCTCAAAAGCGTTGTCCAGATTTTGGGTTTCCTAGCAAGCACATGTCAGACAAGATGAAGGCGAGGAAGCGGAAAACAGTCGAGAGATATGGATCAAACAAGCATTGGATGCAGTCTGTTTATTTGGGGTCGGATCGTAGGTACAATAGTTATTGGCTTTTTCTGGGTGCATGTGATTCAAAGGATCCTGGGCACCGGAGGGTGTACTTCGAGTCATCTGAGGATGGTCACTGGGAGGTGATTGACACAGACAAG GGTTTAGATGCTCTTTTGTCTTCATTGGATAGTAGGGGTTTTCGGGAAGCTCAACTTCTTGCTTCTCTAGAGACACGATTAGCCTCTCTACGCAGAGCAATGTTAGATGACTTGTCAGCTGAAAATGAGAACAAGTTGGTTAAATCTGCTACAGCTGTTACCAGTGAGAGTGGCTCCTCGCCCTTATCAGATGTTGACAACAACTTGGATGTtactcattcttttgatgatgGAACTGGTTTATTGGCTCCTCATTGTAGAATGGATAATGTTGGTCACACTAGTCGCCAAAAGGAAGCAACCTCAGATCACCGCCAATCTTTTGATGCATGGGTTTGGAAAAATTTTTACTATAAACTTGGGTCtcttaaatataaaagaagcaCCAAGTTGGAGTCACTTGCTCGCTGTGAAAGGTGTAATGACCTATATTGGAGGGATGAAAAGCATTGTATAATATGCCATACTACCTTTGAGTTAGATTTTGATATTGAAGAAAGGTACATTGTTCATGTAGCCACTTGTAGAGGAATTGGTGATGGTGACACATTTCTTCATCATAAAGTTTTATCATCAGACCTACAATCACTGAAAGCAGCCGCCCATGCAATTGAG gcGGTAATGCCTGAAGAGTCCTTACTGAGTGCCTGGTCCAGGTCAGGGCATGCACTTTGGGTCAAACGTCTGAGGAGGACATCATCTTTGCCTGAACTCCTGCAG GTTCTGACTGATTTCGTGGATGCTATGAACAATGAGTGGTTCTTCCAACTTGGTTTAGATCTTGGTTCACGTACAGCTTTCAATGAGATTGTTATATTCTTTAACAGTATACCAAGAACAGTTTCTGCTGTTGCACTCTGGTTAGTAAAATTAGATCATCTTCTCACTTGTTATCTGGAGCAAGTTCAACCTCAAAAGCCAGCAGGAGGCCGTTAA